A DNA window from Hordeum vulgare subsp. vulgare chromosome 1H, MorexV3_pseudomolecules_assembly, whole genome shotgun sequence contains the following coding sequences:
- the LOC123440218 gene encoding diacylglycerol kinase 1-like has protein sequence MMDWLKDQFNMYVFSLYSESPKPSEFWIPIAAYLAVGILSLLMFLYLFSLWRRKISVSWMKVIARSKRRNFERNQKVPTAEHIWSAESLLRAKGLRCCVCLESISPAQPLGTVITSENMVHRCDVCGAAAHTICSSNSQRDCKCVSLLGWKHVVHQWTVLWTDIADQPEEAQYCSYCEEPCNGSFLGGPIYCCMWCQRLVHVDCHSSMSTETGDVCDLGPFRRLILSPLFVGTKNKPSGILSSITQGANELASTVRGHLRSRGKRQKYDNRLPSDSTAGESNDDSSSDTAPYSNQRVKELKANVGSVQRYAENEHDSSESDCKEVVSEPRRLHNDDTGGDKLKYVLTDPPADARPLLVFINKRSGAQRGDSLKHRLHFLLNPVQVFELSSSQGPEAGLSLFQKVPHFRILVCGGDGTVGWVLDAIDRQNYASPPPVAILPAGTGNDLSRVLSWGGGLGAVEKQGGLCTVLHDIEHAAVTILDRWKVTVEDKQAKNVLLVKYLNNYLGIGCDAKVALDIHNLREENPDKFYSQFLNKVLYAREGAKSIIDRTFADLPWQVRLEVDGAEIDIPEDSEGILIANIPSYMGGVDLWQNEEENLDNFDPQSIHDKVLEVVSISGTWHLGTLQVGLSRARRIAQGQSIKLRFSGPFPVQVDGEPWVQHSCTLKISHHGQAFMLKRAIESSLGHATAIVTDVLEHAETSQVITASQKRALLQEMALRLA, from the exons ATGATGGACTGGTTGAAGGATCAATTTAACATGTATGTGTTCAGTTTGTACAGTGAATCTCCTAAACCATCAGAATTCTGGATCCCCATTGCTGCATATCTCGCTGTTGGAATACTCAGTCTTTTGATGTTTTTGTACCTTTTCTCGCTGTGGAGGCGAAAGATCAGTGTAAGCTGGATGAAAGTGATTGccagatcaaaaaggagaaacttTGAAAGAAATCAAAAGGTCCCTACTGCTGAGCATATATGGTCTGCAGAATCTCTACTTCGTGCAAAAGGACTGAGGTGCTGTGTATGCCTAGAATCTATTTCACCTGCTCAGCCCCTTGGGACAGTGATAACATCAGAGAACATGGTTCACCGCTGTGATGTTTGTGGTGCCGCTGCGCACACAATCTGCTCTTCAAACTCTCAGAGGGACTGCAAATGCGTCTCATTGTTGGGTTGGAAGCATGTAGTCCATCAATGGACTGTGCTGTGGACTGATATAGCTGACCAGCCTGAAGAAGCTCAGTATTGTAGCTACTGTGAGGAGCCATGCAATGGGTCTTTTCTTGGAGGTCCAATATATTGCTGCATGTGGTGCCAACGGCTGGTGCATGTTGATTGCCACTCAAGCATGTCTACCGAGACAGGTGATGTTTGCGACCTCGGTCCATTCCGACGCCTTATTCTTTCCCCGCTTTTCGTCGGGACCAAGAACAAGCCTAGTGGGATTTTGAGTTCTATAACTCAAGGTGCAAATGAGCTTGCATCCACCGTACGGGGACATCTTAGGAGCCGAGGTAAAAGGCAGAAATATGACAACAGATTGCCTTCTGACTCTACCGCCGGTGAGAGTAATGACGATTCATCAAGCGATACCGCACCATATTCTAATCAGAGGGTCAAGGAATTAAAAGCAAATGTTGGCAGTGTTCAGAGGTATGCTGAGAATGAACATGACAGTAGCGAGAGTGATTGTAAAGAAGTTGTATCAGAACCGAGAAGACTCCATAATGATGACACAGGGggagacaaactcaagtatgtgttgactGATCCGCCTGCTGATGCCAGACCTCTTCTAGTATTTATCAACAAGAGAAGTGGAGCTCAGCGTGGAGATTCTCTCAAGCACCGGCTACATTTCCTTTTGAACCCAGTGCAG gtGTTTGAGTTGAGTTCATCACAAGGGCCAGAGGCAGGATTGTCGTTGTTCCAAAAGGTACCACATTTCAGAATCCTTGTATGTGGCGGCGATGGTACTGTTGGTTGGGTTCTTGATGCAATAGATAGGCAAAATTATGCATCACCTCCGCCTGTTGCGATTCTTCCAGCTGGCACTGGCAATGATCTTTCAAGGGTTTTATCATGGGGTGGTGGCCTTGGTGCCGTTGAGAAGCAAGGGGGACTCTGCACGGTTCTACACGACATAGAGCATGCGGCAGTCACCATTCTAGACAGATGGAAGGTTACAGTAGAAGATAAGCAAGCAAAGAATGTGCTCCTCGTCAAGTACTTGAATAATTATCTAG GAATCGGTTGTGATGCAAAGGTTGCACTTGACATTCATAATCTCCGCGAGGAAAATCCAGACAAGTTCTACAGTCAG TTCCTAAACAAGGTGCTGTATGCAAGGGAAGGCGCAAAGAGTATCATCGATAGGACATTTGCAGACCTACCTTGGCAAGTTAGGCTGGAGGTTGATGGAGCTGAGATCGATATACCAGAG GATTCGGAAGGCATCCTCATTGCGAACATCCCAAGCTATATGGGAGGGGTTGACTTGTGGCAAAATGAGGAGGAGAATCTCGACAACTTTGACCCACAGTCAATCCATGACAAGGTGCTTGAAGTAGTCAGTATCAGCGGGACTTGGCACCTGGGCACACTTCAG GTTGGGCTTTCTCGTGCGCGAAGGATCGCTCAGGGACAATCGATCAAGCTACGTTTCTCTGGTCCTTTCCCGGTTCAGGTGGACGGGGAACCTTGGGTCCAGCACTCGTGCACGCTGAAGATATCCCATCACGGACAG GCTTTCATGCTAAAGCGAGCAATCGAGTCTTCCCTTGGTCATGCGACCGCGATCGTCACGGATGTGCTTGAACACGCCGAGACCAGCCAAGTGATCACCGCGTCACAGAAGAGAGCCCTCCTCCAAGAAATGGCCCTAAGGCTCGCTTAA